In Yarrowia lipolytica chromosome 1F, complete sequence, a genomic segment contains:
- a CDS encoding uncharacterized protein (Compare to YALI0F26917g, similar to DEHA0F11385g Debaryomyces hansenii), protein MPVTQAETPNSLLSKKLSTVVFFALATYANIQYGIATSHSDHDGPDWIHTNAFSASSIFIFIFWILTFGFQLLYLSQVFSAEPAAISGSITYHFSVFNILHFLWAWLFARGHLVLALVVTAANFFNVLALYISHKTYSLRPASNFIFIHVPVSALPLAWTFYNIFWTGAAAFHANGLLARIIANVLIWDFLIVPVLILFFYRDWAFGFAVQFLTWGIGVHQLFYKVIALQWGFAFAAAAITFVLTVLTAVGLIFKKPAVDQVDAENERAPLISNQN, encoded by the coding sequence ATGCCCGTCACTCAAGCCGAAACCCCCAATTCGCTGCTGAGCAAGAAGCTCTCCACCGTCGTCTTTTTCGCTCTGGCCACCTACGCCAACATCCAATATGGTATCGCCACATCCCACTCTGACCATGATGGTCCCGATTGGATCCACACCAATGCTTTCTCGGCAAGCTCCATCTTTATCTTCATTTTCTGGATCCTGACCTTTGGTTTCCAGCTGCTGTACCTCAGCCAGGTCTTTTCCGCCGAGCCCGCTGCCATCTCTGGCTCCATTACCTACCACTTCTCTGTCTTCAACATTCTTCACTTCCTGTGGGCCTGGCTCTTTGCCCGTGGCCACCTTGTTCTTGCTCTTGTTGTAACCGCTGCCAATTTCTTTAACGTCCTGGCTCTTTACATCTCGCACAAGACCTACTCCCTGCGACCTGCCTCCAACTTCATCTTTATTCACGTCCCCGTGTCTGCCCTGCCCTTGGCCTGGACTTTCTACAACATCTTCTGgactggagctgctgctttcCACGCCAACGGCCTGTTAGCTCGAATCATTGCCAACGTGCTCATCTGGGACTTCCTTATTGTCCCCGTGCtcattctcttcttctaccGAGATTGGGCTTTTGGCTTTGCCGTCCAGTTCCTCACCTGGGGTATTGGTGTGCACCAGCTCTTCTACAAGGTCATTGCTCTGCAGTGGGGCTTTGCTTTCGCCGCTGCCGCCATCACCTTTGTGCTCACCGTGCTCACAGCTGTTGGTCTTATCTTCAAGAAGCCCGCCGTTGACCAGGTCGACGCCGAGAATGAGCGAGCTcctctcatctccaaccagaACTAG
- a CDS encoding uncharacterized protein (Compare to YALI0F26895g, no similarity): MIGLDSPVLKPLDANQSNRSPKSGASSPTKSSRPSSARSGSVSPLRRGPLRPSSPIRRAIQVQRDAPAFTIYAASEEEETQTLKTCQLMPKADMFDDEVPKENMVEGVVQAEGKDKDDSEKAAPKKSPSRLGRMPLGEHWPTLRTSKVTKPVTSPKRKPFTPLSALDFPAYISAGNNENVLLTSAKGLAVFDETFTYELPVFATPPRKRRMSIPAADTRTSISQPLVQTWQKTAFPVFQDE, translated from the coding sequence ATGATCGGATTGGACTCGCCCGTACTCAAACCTCTGGATGCCAACCAGAGCAACCGGTCTCCCAAGTCTGGCGCGTCTTCTCCCACCAAGTCGTCGCGACCTTCCTCGGCTCGATCGGGCTCCGTTTCGCCTCTCAGAAGAGGCCCTCTGAGACCGTCTTCTCCTATCAGACGCGCTATTCAGGTTCAAAGAGATGCGCCAGCGTTCACAATCTACGCCGCtagcgaggaggaggagacgcAAACACTCAAAACTTGCCAACTGATGCCGAAGGCAGACATGTTTGACGACGAAGTACCCAAGGAAAACATGGTGGAAGGTGTCGTGCAGGCCGAGGGAAAGGACAAGGATGACAGCGAGAAGGCTGCACCTAAAAAATCCCCTTCAAGACTCGGACGAATGCCTCTGGGAGAGCACTGGCCCACCCTGAGAACTAGCAAAGTCACCAAACCTGTCACTTCGCCCAAGAGAAAGCCCTTCACTCCTCTGTCTGCCCTTGACTTCCCAGCATACATTTCTGCGGGCAACAACGAAAACGTGTTGCTCACATCTGCTAAGGGACTCGCAGTTTTCGACGAGACATTCACATACGAACTTCCGGTCTTTGCCACTCCACCAAGAAAGCGAAGAATGTCCattcctgctgctgacaCTCGTACCAGCATCTCTCAACCGCTGGTCCAAACCTGGCAAAAAACCGCATTCCCCGTTTTCCAGGACGAGTGA
- a CDS encoding uncharacterized protein (Compare to YALI0F26961g, no similarity possibly noncoding) has protein sequence MIIPIAAALCVSALLCGYGGKQLEAYVVKNCGDSSDVLPLCPITQTVTIARDELSKKLWYVFHCGERLFSFEKKRGTWALIDNRRNVVAELGMRFSKYIHFVRNEREGNKKLVYRALSANTWPYPSLSFKYMDLVSLYVWGKESQYLERHHRIDGQQMLTRERIAKVERLDYTKFRLSFDQKKIDPQLVVCTAFAAILTLWKNHKMHYKKEHASQKIKRAKRKPFNKMIIKLHRSRMTKTSLANSHKYSRAKSKKLVKGNIKQVLKTNEALMGTTTGVVKNAATIGSVVVPVQYQLRKRMVVKQHARRVGGRPKTVMKRNRPKARVR, from the coding sequence ATGATCATTCCGATAGCTGCTGCGCTGTGCGTATCTGCCCTCTTATGTGGGTATGGAGGAAAACAGCTGGAAGCATATGTGGTCAAGAACTGTGGGGACTCCAGCGATGTCCTCCCGTTGTGCCCCATTACTCAGACGGTGACTATTGCTAGAGACGAGCTCAGCAAGAAGTTGTGGTATGTGTTTCATTGTGGAGAACGACTGTTCAGCTTCGAGAAGAAAAGGGGCACGTGGGCCCTGATAGACAATCGCAGGAATGTGGTCGCTGAGCTAGGAATGAGGTTCTCCAAGTACATCCACTTTGTGAGAAACGAGAGAGAAGGCAACAAGAAACTGGTATACCGTGCTCTGAGTGCCAATACCTGGCCTTATCCGTCGTTGTCCTTCAAGTATATGGACCTGGTATCTCTCTACGTCTGGGGAAAGGAGTCCCAGTATCTTGAACGACATCACCGAATTGATGGACAGCAAATGTTGACAAGAGAACGAATTGCAAAGGTAGAGCGTCTCGACTACACAAAATTCCGTCTAAGCTTCGAtcagaagaagattgacCCCCAACTGGTCGTTTGTACTGCCTTCGCAGCCATTCTGACGCTGTGGAAGAACCATAAGATGCactacaagaaggagcacGCTTCGCAGAAAATTAAGAGAGCCAAAAGGAAACCTTTCAACAAAATGATAATCAAACTGCATCGGTCAAGAATGACCAAGACATCATTAGCAAACTCGCACAAGTACTCCCGtgccaagtccaagaagtTAGTCAAGGGGAACATCAAACAGGTGTTGAAGACGAACGAAGCTCTCATGGGTACCACCACAGGTGTTGTCAAGAACGCCGCTACTATAGGCAGTGTTGTTGTTCCTGTTCAGTACCAACTTCGTAAACGTATGGTTGTGAAACAACATGCTCGCAGGGTAGGAGGAAGACCCAAGACTGTGATGAAAAGAAACAGGCCCAAGGCTAGAGTTAGGTGA